Within Planktothrix serta PCC 8927, the genomic segment ATCCGATAGCTTTCCCGAATCATATCTTTATAAGGAATTTTAACCAGTTCCAAAAAATGTTTAGCCGATGGATTTTTGGCTAAAAATTTCTGATTGGCAATCACTCGATATTTACCTTGAACCATCCCCAGATTTTTCCCATTTACAGATGTATCTTTGGCGGTAAGATTTTTAATATTAGAGGCAGTAAAAGGAACTTCTAACCAAATAACATCTTGACCGACCTTCAGCACCTGACCCAGCCAGAAAGGACTATAAACATAAGAAAAAAACGGTTCTCCTTGTTTATAACGAGTTAAAGCATCAGCAATTAAGGCGGTATAATTTCCCTGATTAATTTCAACAGTATCCCGCAGTTTGTAAGCATCAAAATGATGCTCCATTTCTAACTCACAACTCCAACCGGGATCGCAACCGACTAGATCAGCTTTGCCATCTCCATCGCTATCAAATAACTGGGCAATTTTGGGATCTTGAAATTGTTGTAAGTTAGTAATTCCATATTTATCGGCCGTCTTTTTATCAATTTGATAGCCCTGCATAAGAGGAAAAAGTAGACCAACTTTCTCCAACTTTTTTGCACCGCCAGCATTTTTATAAAATTCATTATGTCCAGGTTCTCCAAAGACTGGAGCAATATCCAAATCACCATTAGCGACGGCCGTATAGAGGGCTGGATATGCTACCCCTACCAGTGGTGCTGTTTTGTAACCCAGTCTCTCCAACCCCATATTAATAATCTCAGTTTGAAATCGATCCTCAATCCAATCACTCGTTCCTAAACGAACAATAACTCCCTTTCCGGGTAGAGCCGAGTCAGTAGTTGCTTGGGCGCGGAAGCAAAAAGTAATTAAACCGATCAGCACTATTGTTGTCAGAACTAACAAGATTGATTTTTTCAGGTGTTGTTTGATCATCTTTATGAATTACGAATTGCGAATTACGAATTACGAATGTGGATAATATTTTTGGCTGTTTCATATCAGTTGTAAATTATTACAATCTATTGAGGACTGCTATTAAACTTGCTAATCCTATTGAGAACGTCAGCCTGTTCTAAAACTCCTTTAAACTTTCCGGTTTCATCAACCACAACTAAGCTTTTTTCCTGGCGATAAAGATGAAAAATATCCTCCAAAGGAACGGTTGCTTTCACCTGAGAAAAGTTGGTTTGCATCAATTTAGTAATATCTTTAACTTCTTGCTGAATCGCCTGATCAAGCTGTTGGGAATTGACAAAACCAACAGGTTCTCCGTGAGCATTAATTACATAGATTTGCTGAAGGTTTTGGCTTTGTATTTGTTTGAGTGCTACTGGCTCCAAATCTTCACCTAAAATTAAACAAATCGTTGGACGGGCAATTGTTCCCGCTTTCAGGATTTGGCCGCGATTGACATCTTGAGTAAAGCCACAGATATAATCATTTGTCGGTTGATTTAACAGTTCTTCTGGAGTCCCCAGTTGAACAATTACCCCATCTTTCATCACCGCAATCCGATCGCCCAGTTTGAGTGCTTCGGGAGTGTCGTGGCTAATAAACACAATCGTTTTGTTTAACTGTTTTTGGAGTCTTAATAATTCATCCTGCATTTCCCTTCGAGTTAACGGATCGAGAGCACTGAAAGGTTCATCCATCAGCAAAATTTCAGCATCCGTTGCCAAAGCACGAGCCAGTCCCACCCGTTGCTGCATCCCCCCACTGAGAGCAGAAGGCAGATAATCCGCCCATTGAGCCAGTCCAACCACCTCCAAGGTTTCCAACGCTTTTATCCGACGTTTGGCTTTACTTATTCCTCGTAATTTCAGCCCGTATTCTACATTATCGCCAACGGTTCTATGAGGAAATAAGCCAAAATGCTGAAACACCATTGACACTTTTGTCAAGCGAATTTGACGAATTTGTTTTTCATCCAGATGGGCAATATCCTGATCATCAATATAAATGTGTCCACTGGTTGGGGTGATCAAACGATTAATGCAACGAAGCAGAGTAGATTTACCCGATCCTGACAATCCCATGATCACAAAAATCTCACCCGAATTGATGGTAAAAGACACATCTGCAATGCCGAGCACCTGACCTGTGGCTTGCAAAATAGCATCTCGATCGGCTCCGGTGCGAAACAAATTCAGTGCAGTATGACACTTATCTCCATAAATCTTTATAAGATGTTCGATGCGGATTTTGGCTTTAGGATTACTCATGCTTTACACCATTTCTCTCGATGGTATAGCGCTACGCGCTAGGGAACAGGGAACAGGGATAATACTTCTGGCTGTTTCATATCAGTTGTAAATTATTACAACCTACTTGGGATTGCTATAGCAAGTCTAAATGATTTGTGATCAAAACCTGTAGGGGTGGCGTCCCTCCCAACCCTCTTGGTGCCTGGGTTGGAAGGGACGCCACCCCTACCTTCAAATATTATAATCCCCCTCTCGAAGGCGCGAATTGCTATATCTTAATAAAAGAGATAAACAATGATATTATCTAAACCCATAATAAAAACCCTATACAATCATGAGACCCAATCCTATCCCCCCAGAACCCGGTCAAGAATCCGTTTGGGATTATCCTCGTCCCGCTTGTTTAGAAGATACAAATAAACATCTGAAGGTAATTTGTAAGGGGATTATTTTAGCCGAAACCAATAGAGGGAAAAGAGTTTTAGAAACCAGTCATCCTCCGAACTATTATTTTCCCGCAGAAGACATTAAATTAGAACATCTAATTGCAACACCCAAAAAAGGGTTATGTGAATGGAAAGGGCGATATCAATATTACGATATCAGCATCGGTGATCAATATATAAATCATGCGGCTTGGCGCTATTTTGAACCGACCCCCGGTTTTGAGTCAATTCAAGAATATTACGGTTTTATTGCGAATTTAATGGATGCTTGCTATGTTAACGATGAGCTAGTAACCCCTCAATCTGGGGACTTTTATGGGGGATGGATTACGGCGGATATTGTTGGGCCGTTTAAAGGTGGCGTTGGTACATGGGGATGGTAAGTCATGAAAATTGAATTAATCAAAATAACACGCCATTCCTGATCAGTTTTTTGCTCAACTCAAAGATCAGTTCTAAAATCGATCAAACTCTATCTTTAGATAGATGCGAAACTAAATATAACATCTGGTATAGTTCTGCTAATTATAAATGATTTCTAGCTTGCGTTATGAATGCTACAGATCAACAAGGAGTAGCACAATTAATTCGTGAGACTCGTCAGTGTCTGAATTTATCTCAAGTTCAATTTGCCTTAAAATTAGGTGTATCTTTTCAAAGTGTTAATCGCTGGGAAAATGGGCGAACTAAACCTTTACCTTTAGCCTTAAACCAGATTAAGCAATTACTCTATCAGATGAGCACTTCGCCAGAGCCAACCCTGCGACAACGGAGTCGGGATCTTCTTACCCAATATTTTTCCGACTAAGGAGCAAAATGGGGGAAAATCGGCGTGAACACTAACCTCTCAAAAGATCTGTTCAGTGGGCCGGGAGAAATCCATCAGTTAATCTGTACCCAGGATTGGTCACAAACCCTTCTCGGCCCTCGATCACTATGGCCTCAGAGTTTACGAACAGCCCTCAGTCTGATTTTAAACTCTCCTAATCCCCTGTTTATCTGGTGGGGAAAAGAATACGCCAATCTCTACAATGATGCCTATCGGCCGATTTTAGGAACTCACAAACATCCCCAATTTCTGGGACAATCTGCCGCAGACTGTTGGGCTGAGGTCTGGGATGTTGTGGGAGAGTTAGCTGCCAGTGTGCTGCATCAAGGTCAGTCAACCTCCTCTGAAAACGTGATGCTGGTGATACAGCGTTCTGGGTATGCCGAAGAAACCTATTTCACCTTTTCCTATAGCCCGATTGTGGATGAGAGTGGGGGGGTAGGAGGAATCTTTGGTGCGGTGACGGAAACCACTCAAGAAATGATTAGGGAACGGCGACTGCAAACCCTGCGTAAAATTGCTACCCACACCACAAAGACGGAGAGCAGTAAACGGGCTTGCGAGTGTCTAACTGAGGCGATCGCCTCTGATTTGATGGATATTCCTTTCGCTTTATTGTATTGTCTAAATGAGAAAAAACAAGCTATTCTCGCCGGAACCACAGGAATAAAAGCGAGTACCTCACAACCCCTATCTCAGATTGATTTAACCCAAAGTTCTGATCCTTGGCAGTTAACGACCGTCAACCGGACAAGAAAAGGAATACTTCTGGAAAACTTAAGCAGCAGCTTTGAGAACTTACCGACGGGTGTTTGGGATGAACCTCCCGACTCGGCTATGGTCATGCCTTTAGTTGAATTGGGTCAATCCCAATTAGCGGGGTTTTTAATTCTAGGGATTAGTCCCCGACGGGCTTTTGATGATTCCTATCGGGGGTTTTTTGAGTTAATTGCCCATCATGTCGCAACAGTGATGGCTAATGTTCAAGCCGACAAAATTCAAACCCAACAGATTCAAGCCAGAATAGAAAACTGTTCCTCCCTAGCATTCCCTCAGACTCAAGAAGGTTTAATATACTGCACAGAGATTGTCGAACGAAAACAAGCTGAAGAAACCTTGCGACAAAGTGAAGAACGGTTTCGAGCGGCTCAAGAACTCTCCTTAGATGCCTTTACCATTTTGCAGAGTGTACGAAATTCAAGCGGTGAAATTATTGACTTTGAGTGGACTTATGTAAACCCAAAAGCGGCTCAACTTTTGCAACAGACCGTTGAAGGGTTAATGGGTCAGCGACTCCTAGAAGTGCTTCCAGGTAATAAAACTAATAGTGACTTATTTGAACGTTATGTGCGAGTTGTAGAAACTGGAGAACCCCACGATATTGAATTGTGTTACCAATCAGAAGGAATTGTGGGTTGGTTTCGGAATATGGCTGTTAAAATTGGCGATGGTATTGCGATTTCATTTAGCGAGATTAGCGATCGCAAATTAGCTGAAAAAGCCCTACGTCAAAGTGAAGAACGATTGCGAGTTGCCCTAAAAAGTGCGCCAATTACTTTATTTAATCAGGATCAAAGCTTACGCTACACTTGGGTTTATAATCCGGTTCTGAATCAATCCGTTGAAACAATTCTCGGTAACAGTGATTTTGATTTACTCCCGAAGGAAGCCGCAACCCGACTCACTCACCTCAAACGCCAGGTTTTAGACACAGGTATCGGAACACGGGAAGAAGTTTTGCTGGTGGTAAAGGGACAGAAATACTATTTTGATTTAACCATCGAACCCTTACGCAATAGTGAGGATGAACTGATTGGGGTGACTTGTGCGGCGGTTGATATTTCCGACTACAAACAGGTGAAATTTGCACTGCGTCAAAGTGACACCATTCTGAATACGTTTTTAAGCAGTTCTCCCATCGGTCTAGCGGTATTTGATCGGAATTTGCGTTATCTCTACGCCAACGAAACTCTCGCAGCAATGAACGGACTGCCTTTAAAAGAACATATCGGTCGCAGGCTGGGGGAAGTTGTGCCTCACATTAGGGCTGAGTTTGCACCTCTACTGGAACAAGTTATAGAAACTCGTCAACCCCTATTAAACCGTGAATTTAGGGGTCAAATTTATCCCGGTGACGAAATCCACCATTATTTAGCCAATCATTTTCCGGTTTGTTTATCCGATGGTGAAGTTTTGGGGGTGGGGGTAACGGTCATGGATATTACAGAGTTGAAACGAGCAGAAGCCGCGTTGCGAGAAAGTGAAGCCACAGCGAGTGCCCGGGCTGAGGAATTAAAAACCTTTATGGAAACGGTTCCGGCTGCTGTTTGGATTGCCCATGACCCCCAATGTCATCGGATGACGGCAAACCTGGCCGCCCATGAATTGGTACAGTTACCCTCGGAAGGGATTGTTACGGCTACGCCCGCCGATGGGCGGTATCCGTTTGCGTTCAAGATTCAACATCAGGGTCGGGATATTCCCCTGGAAGATTTACCGATGCAGAAGGCTGGACGAACTGGAGAGAATATTGAAGCGGAATTTGAGTTTGTATTTGAAAACGGGGAAGTCCGATTTATTTATGGTCGGGCGGTTCCCTTGCGCGGAGAAGTCGGGGAAATTCGGGGGGTAATTGGTGCTTTTCTGGATGTGAGCGAT encodes:
- a CDS encoding quaternary amine ABC transporter ATP-binding protein; its protein translation is MSNPKAKIRIEHLIKIYGDKCHTALNLFRTGADRDAILQATGQVLGIADVSFTINSGEIFVIMGLSGSGKSTLLRCINRLITPTSGHIYIDDQDIAHLDEKQIRQIRLTKVSMVFQHFGLFPHRTVGDNVEYGLKLRGISKAKRRIKALETLEVVGLAQWADYLPSALSGGMQQRVGLARALATDAEILLMDEPFSALDPLTRREMQDELLRLQKQLNKTIVFISHDTPEALKLGDRIAVMKDGVIVQLGTPEELLNQPTNDYICGFTQDVNRGQILKAGTIARPTICLILGEDLEPVALKQIQSQNLQQIYVINAHGEPVGFVNSQQLDQAIQQEVKDITKLMQTNFSQVKATVPLEDIFHLYRQEKSLVVVDETGKFKGVLEQADVLNRISKFNSSPQ
- a CDS encoding helix-turn-helix domain-containing protein, with translation MNATDQQGVAQLIRETRQCLNLSQVQFALKLGVSFQSVNRWENGRTKPLPLALNQIKQLLYQMSTSPEPTLRQRSRDLLTQYFSD
- a CDS encoding DUF427 domain-containing protein is translated as MRPNPIPPEPGQESVWDYPRPACLEDTNKHLKVICKGIILAETNRGKRVLETSHPPNYYFPAEDIKLEHLIATPKKGLCEWKGRYQYYDISIGDQYINHAAWRYFEPTPGFESIQEYYGFIANLMDACYVNDELVTPQSGDFYGGWITADIVGPFKGGVGTWGW
- a CDS encoding PAS domain-containing protein; its protein translation is MNTNLSKDLFSGPGEIHQLICTQDWSQTLLGPRSLWPQSLRTALSLILNSPNPLFIWWGKEYANLYNDAYRPILGTHKHPQFLGQSAADCWAEVWDVVGELAASVLHQGQSTSSENVMLVIQRSGYAEETYFTFSYSPIVDESGGVGGIFGAVTETTQEMIRERRLQTLRKIATHTTKTESSKRACECLTEAIASDLMDIPFALLYCLNEKKQAILAGTTGIKASTSQPLSQIDLTQSSDPWQLTTVNRTRKGILLENLSSSFENLPTGVWDEPPDSAMVMPLVELGQSQLAGFLILGISPRRAFDDSYRGFFELIAHHVATVMANVQADKIQTQQIQARIENCSSLAFPQTQEGLIYCTEIVERKQAEETLRQSEERFRAAQELSLDAFTILQSVRNSSGEIIDFEWTYVNPKAAQLLQQTVEGLMGQRLLEVLPGNKTNSDLFERYVRVVETGEPHDIELCYQSEGIVGWFRNMAVKIGDGIAISFSEISDRKLAEKALRQSEERLRVALKSAPITLFNQDQSLRYTWVYNPVLNQSVETILGNSDFDLLPKEAATRLTHLKRQVLDTGIGTREEVLLVVKGQKYYFDLTIEPLRNSEDELIGVTCAAVDISDYKQVKFALRQSDTILNTFLSSSPIGLAVFDRNLRYLYANETLAAMNGLPLKEHIGRRLGEVVPHIRAEFAPLLEQVIETRQPLLNREFRGQIYPGDEIHHYLANHFPVCLSDGEVLGVGVTVMDITELKRAEAALRESEATASARAEELKTFMETVPAAVWIAHDPQCHRMTANLAAHELVQLPSEGIVTATPADGRYPFAFKIQHQGRDIPLEDLPMQKAGRTGENIEAEFEFVFENGEVRFIYGRAVPLRGEVGEIRGVIGAFLDVSDRKRAEQEREQLLIRERAAREEAEGANRIKDEFLAILSHELRSPLNPILGWTKLLQTRKFDSQATAHALETIERNAKLQTQLIEDLLDISRILRGKMVLHQEPVNLITTIESALETVKLAAEAKGIQVQFEVIEQQGIGTVAPLEVWSHFLPKSSFTKHNIYVLGDKTRLQQVIWNLLSNAIKFTPSGGFVNIRLESKQGQAYLQVKDTGIGINPQFLPYVFDYFRQQDGTTTRKFGGLGLGLAIVRHLTELHGGTVSAESLGEGCGAVFVVKLPLMEYEIEAPQAQKPKIEGIDLTGLRVLAVDDEPDIRDLIEFILEKAGAEVRAIGSAREALNLIKEFSPDVLVSDIGMPDMDGYMLITEVRKTSAIPAIALTAYAGETNNSLALAAGFQIHLAKPVEPDELVVCIAALTKCR